A genomic segment from Glycine max cultivar Williams 82 chromosome 1, Glycine_max_v4.0, whole genome shotgun sequence encodes:
- the LOC100803737 gene encoding probable indole-3-acetic acid-amido synthetase GH3.1, with protein MALQFIEQVTKNTDSVQERVLSEILTQNAETEYLKRFALNGATDRDTFKSKVPVVTYEDLQPDIERIANGDRSPILCAHPISEFLTSSGTSAGERKLMPTIHEEMDRRQLLYSLLMPVMNQYVSDLDKGKALHFLFIKAEAKTPGGLMARPVLTSYYKSEQFRKRPFDPYNVLTSPNEAILCPDSFQSMYTQMLCGLIMRHEVLRVGAVFASGLLRAIRFLQLNWEQLSHDILTGTLNPKITEPSIKERMSKILKPDPELAAFIKSECSGENWERIIVRIWPNTKYLDVIVTGAMAQYIPTLDYYSGGLPKPCTMYASSECFFGLNLKPMSEPSDVSYTILPNMGYFEFLPHDDSSPITLSKDSPPRLVELADVELGKYYELIITTYAGLCRYRVGDILQVTGFHNSDPQFRFVRRKNVLLSIDSDKTDESELQKAVENASELLKEFNTSVAEYTSFADTKSIPGHYVIYWELMMKDSSHPPTNQVLNQCCLVMEESLNSVYRQGRVADNSIGPLEIRVVKNGTFEELMDYAISRGASINQYKVPRCVSFTPIMELLDSRVLSFHFSPAAPHWTPERRR; from the exons ATGGCTCTTCAGTTCATCGAGCAAGTTACCAAAAACACTGACTCCGTCCAGGAGAGAGTCCTTTCCGAGATTCTCACCCAAAACGCCGAGACAGAATACCTCAAACGCTTCGCTCTCAACGGTGCCACCGACCGTGACACTTTCAAGTCCAAGGTTCCCGTCGTCACTTACGAGGATCTGCAACCTGATATTGAGCGCATTGCAAATGGTGACCGCTCTCCCATCTTGTGCGCTCACCCAATCTCCGAGTTTCTCACCAG TTCTGGAACATCTGCTGGCGAGAGAAAGTTGATGCCAACAATTCATGAAGAGATGGACCGTCGTCAGTTACTGTACAGCCTGCTCATGCCTGTGATGAACCA ATACGTGTCCGATTTGGACAAAGGCAAGGCGCTTCACTTCCTGTTCATTAAGGCAGAGGCCAAGACACCCGGCGGGTTAATGGCGCGTCCGGTGCTGACGAGCTACTACAAGAGCGAGCAATTCAGGAAAAGACCATTCGACCCTTACAACGTCCTCACAAGCCCCAACGAAGCCATCCTTTGCCCTGATTCCTTCCAGAGCATGTATACTCAGATGCTCTGTGGCCTCATCATGCGCCACGAGGTTCTCCGCGTCGGAGCCGTTTTCGCCTCTGGCCTTCTCCGAGCCATAAGGTTCCTTCAGCTCAATTGGGAACAACTTTCCCATGATATCCTCACCGGAACCCTAAACCCCAAGATCACTGAACCTTCCATCAAGGAACGCATGTCCAAGATCTTGAAACCTGACCCCGAACTCGCCGCTTTCATTAAAAGCGAATGCTCCGGAGAAAACTGGGAGCGTATAATCGTGAGGATTTGGCCCAACACAAAGTACCTTGACGTTATCGTCACGGGTGCCATGGCTCAATATATTCCCACACTCGATTACTACAGCGGTGGCCTACCTAAGCCTTGTACCATGTACGCTTCTTCTGAGTGTTTTTTCGGCCTCAACCTCAAACCCATGTCCGAACCCTCTGACGTGTCTTACACCATTTTACCCAACATGGGTTACTTCGAGTTTTTACCGCATGATGATTCCTCTCCTATTACTCTCTCCAAGGACTCACCTCCTCGCTTGGTGGAACTCGCTGACGTGGAACTTGGTAAATACTATGAACTCATTATCACCACCTATGCAGGTCTTTGCCGTTACAGGGTCGGTGACATACTCCAAGTAACCGGTTTCCACAACTCAGACCCGCAATTCCGTTTCGTGAGGCGCAAGAACGTTTTGTTGAGCATTGACTCGGACAAAACCGACGAATCCGAACTGCAAAAGGCCGTTGAGAATGCCTCGGAGTTGCTGAAGGAGTTCAATACCAGCGTGGCGGAGTACACAAGCTTCGCTGACACGAAATCCATTCCTGGGCATTACGTGATTTACTGGGAGCTCATGATGAAGGACTCGTCTCACCCTCCAACGAACCAAGTTCTGAACCAGTGCTGCTTGGTGATGGAAGAGTCGCTGAACTCCGTCTATAGACAAGGGAGAGTTGCCGATAACTCTATTGGGCCGTTGGAGATACGAGTGGTGAAGAATGGAACGTTTGAGGAGTTGATGGACTACGCTATCTCGCGTGGTGCGTCGATAAACCAGTACAAAGTGCCAAGGTGCGTGAGCTTCACGCCCATAATGGAGCTACTTGACTCTAGGgtgctttcttttcattttagccCAGCTGCACCGCACTGGACCCCAGAACGACGTCGTTGA